GGCTTCTCGCGGAAGGGCGCCGACGAGCTGCGGGCGCAGCTCGACCGACTCGAGCGTTCGACCGCACCCTTCGTCGAGGTCCCGCGCGAAGCCCGTCGCTGGCGTACGCACTGGGTCGCGCCGACGCTCGTCGCCGAGGTGGCGTTCTCGGAGTGGACCGACGACGGCCGGCTCCGCCAGGCCTCGTTCCAGGGACTCCGCGCCGACAAGCCGGCCCGGGAGGTGGTGCGCGAACGACCCTTGGCGGAGGATGGCGGCGTGACGGCGAAGGGTCCGCCGCGCCGGACGCGCGGTACGGCGCGGGTGACGGCGGAAAAGGTCGCGGCGCATCCAAAAGGAACGGCGGTCGTGGAAGGTGTCCGTCTCACCCATCCCGGGCGCGTTCTCTATCCCGACCTCCCGCTCACCAAGCTCGACCTCGCGCGCTTCTACGAATCGATCGCCGATTGGGTCCTGCCGCACGTCGTCGGGCGGCCGCTCAGCCTGCTGCGCTGCCCCACCGGTCTCGGGAGCTGCTTCTACGTGAAGCACGCGGCCACCGCCGATCCCGGCGTGCTGCGCCGCATCCCGATCCGCGAGAAGGGCGCGATGCGCGAGTACGCCGTCGTCGACGACCTCGCGGGCCTCATGGCGCTCGTGCAGATGAGCATCCTCGAGATCCACACCTGGAACGCCCGCGCCGACGACCTGGAACACCCGGACCGCGTCATCATCGACCTCGATCCGGGCCCCGACGTGGCGTGGCCGCGCGTGCTCGGGGCCGCCGAGCTCGTGCGGGTCGCGTTCGAGGCGCTCGGTCTCCGGAGCTTCGTGAAGACGACGGGCGGGAAGGGACTCCACGTCGTCGCGCCGTTCCGGCCCGCGCGCGACTGGGAAACGTGCCTCGCCTTCGTGCGTGGCGTCTCGGAGGCGATCGTGCGCGAGGACCCGAAGACCTACACGACGACGCTGACGAAGCGCGGGCGCGAGAAGAAGATCCTGCTCGACTACTACCGCAACCACCGGGGCGCGACTGCGATCGCGGCGTATTCGACGCGGGCGCGCACGGGCGCGCCGGTGGCGGTGCCGCTCGCGTGGGACGAGCTCTCCCCGCGCCTCCGTTCGGACCACTTCACCGTCCGGAACCTCGCCGCCCGCCTGCGCCGCTTGAAGGACGACCCGTGGCGTGAATACTGGACCGTCCGCCAGCGCATCAGCGCCAGGGCGCTCGCGGCGGTCACGGGACGGTAAGGAGCACGCCATGAAGGTCGCGACCTGGAACGTGAACGGCATCCGCGCCCGCGAGGCGCAGGCCCTCGACTGGCTCGCGCGCGAGGCGCCCGACGTCGTCTGCCTGCAGGAGATCAAGGCGAAGCCCGAGCAGGTACCCGCGACGCTCGGCAACCTCGGCGGCTACTGGTGCTACTGGCACGGCGCCGGCGGCTATTCCGGGGTGGGCCTGCACCTCGCCAGGGCACGCTTCCCCGAGGCGCCCGCGTTCAGCCACCCCGAGTTCGA
The DNA window shown above is from Deltaproteobacteria bacterium and carries:
- the ligD gene encoding DNA ligase D; translation: MPPRRSKAVLPARFEPQLATLVKTAPEGDGWLHEIKFDGYRIGARVADGAVTLFTRAGNDWTTSFAEVRGAVAALPVRRALLDGEVAAVLADGRTSFQALQRWFSGGRATLVYYVFDLLHLDGDDVARLPLDERKARLEGVLRGLPADSLIRYSAHVVGGGRRFLAAACARGLEGIVSKRRDRPYEPGRRGGWTKSKCLQRQELVIGGFTDPEGQRGGIGALLLGVYDAAGALRFAGKVGTGFSRKGADELRAQLDRLERSTAPFVEVPREARRWRTHWVAPTLVAEVAFSEWTDDGRLRQASFQGLRADKPAREVVRERPLAEDGGVTAKGPPRRTRGTARVTAEKVAAHPKGTAVVEGVRLTHPGRVLYPDLPLTKLDLARFYESIADWVLPHVVGRPLSLLRCPTGLGSCFYVKHAATADPGVLRRIPIREKGAMREYAVVDDLAGLMALVQMSILEIHTWNARADDLEHPDRVIIDLDPGPDVAWPRVLGAAELVRVAFEALGLRSFVKTTGGKGLHVVAPFRPARDWETCLAFVRGVSEAIVREDPKTYTTTLTKRGREKKILLDYYRNHRGATAIAAYSTRARTGAPVAVPLAWDELSPRLRSDHFTVRNLAARLRRLKDDPWREYWTVRQRISARALAAVTGR
- a CDS encoding endonuclease/exonuclease/phosphatase family protein, translated to MKVATWNVNGIRAREAQALDWLAREAPDVVCLQEIKAKPEQVPATLGNLGGYWCYWHGAGGYSGVGLHLARARFPEAPAFSHPEFDHETRIVQAAVGDVVFASVYVPNGGKDYAAKIRFLT